A window of Corallococcus macrosporus DSM 14697 contains these coding sequences:
- a CDS encoding ATP-binding protein: MSGAPGNGTPDGVGAARRESVLQRRLSLADMLDLPSFVEVVRSFSELYRVGIKVLDTAGDKLADVKVGHGDFCSYVFGFPDGRSRCTATVARVKDGPVAPVQGARPARGDGAEAAGIIALPCFTGLRYLVMPVRWEGDSLGRVIMGPFTPEELADFPHSLTDITGVDLSRAHELVGRVRRVPERTAAQVLVHFGQVLAALVASGQRAYLTTQLHIEAMLETHRDLEANNARLAQANTRLKELDRLKSTFLGTVSHELRTPLASIIGYSEMLAEGLAGALNPEQLLYVRTIVEKGESLLNLISSILDLSQIEAGRLRLVMGPVDLGSVIQTAVSSVAPQAQRKGVELEVRLPPLPQPRLAADADKLRQVVVNLLANAVKFTSSGGRVSVVLSEASSQKELGAPGYRVSVEDTGVGIREDQFEHIFQSFYQVDGSSTREHGGAGLGLAIVKSLVEGHGGRVSVESEFGRGSRFTVVLPLQPPLTEHGGLSALAPMPSSSGHDRF, from the coding sequence ATGAGCGGCGCGCCGGGCAACGGGACGCCGGACGGCGTGGGCGCCGCGCGCCGCGAATCGGTGCTCCAGCGGCGGCTGTCGCTGGCGGACATGCTGGACCTGCCCTCCTTCGTGGAGGTGGTGCGCAGCTTCAGCGAGCTGTACCGCGTGGGCATCAAGGTGCTGGACACCGCGGGCGACAAGCTGGCCGACGTGAAGGTGGGCCACGGCGACTTCTGCTCGTACGTGTTCGGCTTCCCCGACGGGCGCTCGCGCTGCACCGCCACGGTGGCCCGGGTGAAGGACGGCCCGGTGGCCCCGGTGCAGGGCGCCCGGCCCGCGCGGGGAGACGGCGCGGAGGCGGCGGGCATCATCGCGCTGCCCTGCTTCACCGGCCTGCGCTACCTGGTGATGCCGGTGCGCTGGGAGGGGGACAGTCTGGGGCGCGTCATCATGGGCCCCTTCACGCCGGAGGAGCTGGCGGACTTCCCACATTCGCTGACGGACATCACCGGGGTGGACCTGTCCCGGGCGCACGAGCTGGTGGGCCGCGTGCGCCGCGTGCCCGAGCGCACCGCCGCGCAGGTGCTGGTCCACTTCGGGCAGGTGCTCGCCGCGCTGGTGGCCAGCGGGCAGCGCGCCTACCTGACGACGCAGCTCCACATCGAGGCGATGCTGGAGACGCACCGGGACTTGGAGGCCAACAACGCCCGGCTCGCGCAGGCCAACACCCGCCTCAAGGAGCTGGACCGGCTGAAGTCCACCTTCCTGGGCACGGTGAGCCACGAGCTGCGCACGCCGCTGGCCTCCATCATCGGCTACTCGGAGATGCTGGCGGAGGGCCTGGCCGGCGCGCTCAACCCGGAGCAGCTCCTCTACGTCCGCACCATCGTGGAGAAGGGCGAGTCGCTGCTCAACCTCATCTCCTCCATCCTGGACCTGAGCCAGATTGAGGCGGGCCGGCTGCGGCTGGTGATGGGCCCGGTGGACCTGGGCAGCGTCATCCAGACGGCGGTGTCCAGCGTGGCGCCCCAGGCGCAGCGCAAGGGCGTGGAGCTGGAGGTGCGCCTGCCGCCGCTGCCCCAGCCGCGCCTGGCCGCGGACGCGGACAAGCTGCGCCAGGTGGTGGTGAACCTGCTCGCCAACGCGGTGAAGTTCACCTCGTCCGGAGGCCGGGTGTCGGTGGTGCTGTCGGAGGCGTCCTCGCAGAAGGAGCTGGGCGCGCCGGGCTACCGGGTGAGCGTGGAAGACACCGGCGTGGGCATCCGCGAGGACCAGTTCGAGCACATCTTCCAGAGCTTCTACCAGGTGGATGGCAGCTCCACCCGCGAGCACGGCGGCGCGGGGCTGGGCCTGGCCATCGTGAAGAGCCTGGTGGAGGGCCACGGCGGCCGCGTGTCCGTGGAGAGCGAGTTCGGCCGGGGCTCGCGCTTCACGGTGGTGCTGCCGCTCCAGCCGCCCCTGACGGAGCACGGCGGGCTGTCCGCGCTGGCGCCCATGCCGTCCTCTTCCGGGCACGACCGCTTCTGA
- a CDS encoding GTP-binding protein — translation MQLNHAQRELTLKIVYYGPGLSGKTTNLRHLHAKASPEVRGRLLTVETHDDRTLFFDLLPVFFSTSSGFKVKVKLFTVPGQVIHNATRRIVLQGADAVAFIADCRRSATADNNAYWRNLQEDMRENNLDPSQVPVVIQFNKKDLPDARTEAEIEESRRRGGEAVVGAVALRGEGVLETFHAVAQAAYRRLDTRAHLARNLRLTEEEFLGQIFRRMDLTGTALAAMYGRAAGEARSGDGR, via the coding sequence TTGCAACTCAACCACGCCCAGCGAGAGCTGACGCTCAAGATCGTCTACTACGGGCCCGGTCTCAGCGGGAAGACGACGAATCTGCGCCACCTCCATGCGAAGGCGTCCCCGGAGGTGCGGGGGCGACTGCTCACCGTGGAGACCCACGACGACCGGACCCTCTTCTTCGACCTGCTCCCCGTCTTCTTCTCCACGTCCTCGGGCTTCAAGGTGAAGGTGAAGCTCTTCACCGTGCCGGGCCAGGTCATCCACAACGCCACCCGGCGCATCGTCCTCCAGGGGGCGGACGCGGTGGCCTTCATCGCGGACTGCCGGCGCAGCGCCACGGCGGACAACAACGCCTACTGGCGCAACCTCCAGGAGGACATGCGGGAGAACAACCTGGACCCCAGCCAGGTCCCGGTGGTCATCCAGTTCAACAAGAAGGACCTGCCGGACGCCCGGACGGAGGCCGAAATCGAGGAGTCGCGCCGCCGCGGCGGCGAGGCCGTGGTGGGCGCCGTGGCGCTGCGGGGTGAGGGCGTGCTGGAGACCTTCCACGCGGTGGCGCAGGCGGCCTACCGGCGGCTCGACACGCGCGCCCATCTGGCCCGCAACCTGCGCCTGACGGAGGAGGAGTTCCTGGGGCAGATCTTCCGCCGCATGGACCTCACGGGCACGGCGCTGGCGGCCATGTACGGGCGCGCGGCCGGTGAAGCGCGCAGCGGGGACGGGCGATGA
- a CDS encoding GNAT family N-acetyltransferase: protein MTMKQVDAGVEVAPAPVLDVAGLPNDLMAAVKFSLPTDEDMTAVAAMRASSEPWKTRGETQEDSLTALTQLKPFIHVAKLQSQLVGYVTVERDGPVPGAAYLRNIVVKPELRRKGLGNVLLEQALKAARDMYRKTIALRVDPSNSPAVSFYRKEGFTTVATVVSKKSGKLRLLMSREL from the coding sequence ATGACGATGAAGCAGGTGGACGCAGGCGTGGAGGTGGCCCCAGCACCGGTCCTGGATGTGGCTGGCCTCCCCAACGACCTGATGGCGGCGGTGAAGTTCAGCCTGCCCACCGACGAGGACATGACGGCGGTGGCGGCCATGCGCGCCAGCTCCGAGCCCTGGAAGACGCGGGGTGAGACGCAGGAAGACAGCCTCACGGCCCTGACGCAGCTCAAGCCCTTCATCCACGTGGCGAAGCTGCAGAGCCAGCTTGTCGGCTATGTCACGGTGGAGCGGGACGGCCCGGTTCCGGGCGCGGCGTACCTGCGCAACATCGTGGTGAAGCCGGAGCTGCGCCGCAAGGGGCTGGGCAACGTCCTGCTGGAGCAGGCGCTGAAGGCGGCCCGGGACATGTACCGGAAGACCATCGCCCTGCGGGTGGACCCGTCCAACTCGCCCGCGGTGAGCTTCTACCGCAAGGAAGGCTTCACCACCGTGGCCACGGTGGTCTCCAAGAAGTCCGGGAAGCTCCGCCTCCTGATGTCCCGCGAGCTCTAG
- a CDS encoding type IV pilus twitching motility protein PilT, with protein MKSLAELLRHLSRPGVTELTLATGRPPMIRGANGYEPVDPTAATAEDITRALQAMVGVARASTVTETPVQWSVNATGLGALSIAAMRRGDLIHLRLSKAADAGAAAQAAAATARPAAAQAASAPAARPVASAPAAASRTPEPASAYSAHAPASAHRAPEPASAYGAHAPASAHRAPEPASAYGAPASAHRAPEPASAYGAPASASAYRGTEPAPASSPSAAPSRAFAGAGRELAALLEEGRRSLASDVHIIAERPPLFRVAGELTPQGPVLDAAMVEKLLLPVVPDRLRLVLEREGSCDFSLETPEMGRFRVNVGRQRTGLKGTFRLIAREVPTLASLGLPADIAKATHHHQGLIVITGPSGHGKTSTLAALVDLINRETSHHVLTVEDPVEYVHPRKRALISQREVGSHTKTFASALKGSLREDPDVIVVGELRDTETVRMALSAAETGHLLISTMNTPSAAKTIDRLIDLFPPGDQQQVRLSLSSGLRLIVSQRLMQGTDGKLVAAAEVLPGSVSLGNLIRDNKTFQIPSLQQRGKSLGIVRFEDSLADLVRAGKVKLEVAKGFADNPDELEAVVTGKRAGATVAAPESQQDSARLLSKMGSLMGRKGS; from the coding sequence ATGAAATCGCTCGCAGAACTGTTGCGGCACCTGTCGCGTCCGGGTGTCACCGAGTTGACCCTGGCGACCGGCCGCCCACCGATGATCCGCGGCGCCAACGGCTATGAGCCGGTGGACCCCACCGCCGCGACGGCCGAGGACATCACCCGCGCCCTCCAGGCGATGGTGGGCGTGGCCCGGGCCTCCACCGTGACGGAGACGCCGGTGCAGTGGTCCGTCAACGCCACGGGCCTGGGCGCGCTGTCCATCGCCGCCATGCGGCGGGGGGACCTCATCCACCTGCGCCTCAGCAAGGCCGCCGACGCGGGCGCCGCCGCCCAGGCCGCCGCCGCCACCGCGAGGCCCGCCGCCGCCCAGGCCGCCAGCGCGCCCGCCGCGCGTCCCGTGGCGTCCGCGCCCGCCGCCGCTTCCCGGACGCCCGAGCCCGCGTCTGCGTACAGCGCGCATGCTCCCGCCTCCGCGCACCGGGCGCCCGAGCCCGCGTCTGCGTACGGCGCGCATGCTCCCGCCTCCGCGCACCGGGCGCCCGAGCCCGCGTCGGCGTACGGCGCGCCCGCCTCCGCGCACCGAGCGCCCGAGCCCGCGTCTGCGTACGGCGCGCCCGCCTCCGCCTCGGCGTACCGGGGGACGGAGCCAGCCCCGGCCTCCAGCCCGTCCGCCGCGCCGTCCCGCGCCTTCGCCGGGGCGGGGCGCGAGCTGGCGGCGCTGCTCGAGGAAGGGCGCAGGAGCCTGGCCAGCGACGTGCACATCATCGCGGAGCGCCCGCCCCTCTTCCGCGTCGCCGGGGAGCTGACGCCCCAGGGCCCGGTGCTGGACGCGGCGATGGTGGAGAAGCTGCTCCTGCCGGTGGTGCCGGACCGGCTGAGGCTGGTGCTGGAGCGAGAGGGGAGCTGCGACTTCTCGCTGGAGACGCCGGAGATGGGGCGCTTCCGGGTCAACGTGGGCCGCCAGCGCACCGGCCTCAAGGGCACCTTCCGGCTGATTGCACGGGAAGTGCCCACGCTGGCGTCGCTGGGGCTGCCCGCGGACATCGCCAAGGCCACGCACCACCACCAGGGCCTCATCGTCATCACCGGCCCGTCCGGCCACGGCAAGACGAGCACGCTGGCGGCCCTGGTGGACCTCATCAACCGCGAGACGTCCCACCACGTGCTCACCGTGGAGGACCCGGTGGAGTACGTCCACCCGCGCAAGCGCGCGCTCATCAGCCAGCGCGAGGTGGGCTCGCACACCAAGACGTTCGCCAGCGCGCTCAAGGGCAGCCTGCGCGAGGACCCGGACGTCATCGTGGTGGGCGAGCTGCGCGACACGGAGACGGTGCGCATGGCGCTGTCCGCCGCGGAGACGGGCCACCTGCTCATCAGCACCATGAACACGCCGAGCGCGGCGAAGACCATCGACCGGCTCATCGACCTCTTCCCGCCGGGAGACCAGCAGCAGGTGCGCCTGTCGCTGTCCAGCGGCCTGCGCCTCATCGTCAGCCAGCGGCTGATGCAGGGCACGGACGGCAAGCTGGTGGCCGCGGCGGAGGTGCTGCCGGGCTCGGTGTCGCTGGGCAACCTCATCCGCGACAACAAGACGTTCCAGATTCCGTCGCTCCAGCAGCGCGGCAAGAGCCTGGGCATCGTCCGCTTCGAGGACTCGCTGGCGGACCTGGTGCGCGCCGGCAAGGTGAAGCTGGAGGTCGCCAAGGGCTTCGCGGACAACCCGGACGAGCTGGAGGCCGTGGTGACGGGCAAGCGGGCCGGCGCCACCGTGGCCGCGCCGGAGTCGCAGCAGGACAGCGCGAGGCTCCTGAGCAAGATGGGTTCACTGATGGGAAGGAAGGGCTCCTGA
- a CDS encoding type IV pilus twitching motility protein PilT yields MTTPRLSVLFDALLEQKGSDLHMSIGYPPMGRIRGELVPLREQPLSPQEMRALLFEICSPEQQRQIVEDLDLDFAYSYGTKARFRANYFNKMTGLAAVFRTIPSKVLSLEDLKTPEVVRKLAERRSGLVLVTGPTGSGKSTTLAAMINYINKTRPAHVLTIEDPVEFVHESMRAQVTHREVGPHASSFATAIRSAGREDPNVILIGELRTNETMKLALQLASFGVLVFATVHTNSAPATIDRIINAFPADEQQQVRGMLAESLAGIVAQQLIKTADGKGRVAALEILVGGPAIASMIREGKVFQIASKMQAGQGQGMQTLDMHLERLVKDDVITPEAALEKAQDKENLAKVISRLKPDWQVPESLKSLG; encoded by the coding sequence ATGACGACGCCCCGTCTGTCCGTCCTGTTCGACGCGCTGCTGGAGCAGAAGGGCAGCGACCTGCACATGAGCATCGGCTACCCGCCCATGGGCCGCATCCGCGGCGAGCTGGTGCCCCTGCGCGAGCAGCCGCTCTCCCCCCAGGAGATGCGAGCCCTGCTCTTCGAAATCTGCTCGCCGGAGCAGCAGCGGCAGATTGTCGAGGACCTGGACCTGGACTTCGCCTACAGCTACGGGACGAAGGCCCGCTTCCGCGCCAACTACTTCAACAAGATGACGGGCCTGGCGGCCGTCTTCCGCACCATCCCCAGCAAGGTGCTGTCGCTGGAGGACCTGAAGACGCCGGAGGTGGTGCGCAAGCTGGCGGAGCGCCGCAGCGGGCTCGTGCTCGTCACGGGCCCCACGGGCAGCGGCAAGTCCACCACGCTGGCCGCGATGATCAACTACATCAACAAGACGCGGCCGGCGCACGTGCTCACCATCGAGGACCCGGTGGAGTTCGTGCACGAGTCCATGCGCGCGCAGGTGACGCACCGGGAGGTGGGGCCGCACGCGTCCAGCTTCGCCACCGCCATCCGCTCCGCGGGCCGCGAGGACCCCAACGTCATCCTCATTGGCGAGCTGCGCACCAACGAGACGATGAAGCTGGCGCTCCAGCTCGCGAGCTTCGGCGTGCTGGTGTTCGCCACGGTGCACACCAACAGCGCGCCGGCCACCATCGACCGCATCATCAACGCCTTCCCCGCCGACGAGCAGCAGCAGGTGCGCGGCATGCTGGCGGAGAGCCTGGCGGGCATCGTGGCCCAGCAGCTCATCAAGACGGCGGACGGCAAGGGCCGCGTGGCCGCGCTGGAAATCCTGGTGGGCGGGCCCGCCATCGCCTCCATGATTCGCGAGGGCAAGGTGTTCCAGATTGCCTCCAAGATGCAGGCGGGCCAGGGCCAGGGCATGCAGACGCTGGACATGCACCTGGAGCGGCTGGTGAAGGACGACGTGATTACGCCCGAGGCCGCGCTGGAGAAGGCACAGGACAAGGAGAACCTGGCCAAGGTCATCTCCCGCCTCAAGCCGGACTGGCAGGTGCCGGAGTCCCTGAAGTCGCTGGGCTGA
- a CDS encoding VOC family protein: MKKPAVGSVGWMDLTVKDAVAVRDFYKDVVGWTATGVDMGGYEDFVMMPPSGGETPAGGICHARGPNADMPSGWMVYITVADLEQSLERVTAMGGKVRGGIRGSEKAGRFCVIEDPSGTLCALYQSGSD; this comes from the coding sequence ATGAAGAAGCCGGCGGTGGGCAGCGTGGGCTGGATGGACCTCACGGTGAAGGACGCCGTGGCGGTGCGGGACTTCTACAAGGACGTGGTGGGGTGGACGGCCACCGGCGTTGACATGGGCGGCTACGAGGACTTCGTCATGATGCCCCCGAGCGGCGGAGAGACGCCCGCCGGAGGCATCTGCCACGCGCGGGGGCCCAACGCGGACATGCCCTCCGGGTGGATGGTCTACATCACCGTGGCGGACCTGGAGCAGAGCCTGGAGCGCGTCACCGCGATGGGCGGCAAGGTGCGCGGCGGGATTCGCGGCTCCGAGAAGGCGGGGCGCTTCTGCGTCATCGAGGACCCGTCCGGCACGCTGTGCGCGCTCTACCAGTCAGGGAGCGACTGA
- a CDS encoding regulatory protein RecX produces the protein MDEARGGQDRKKERGPKRPRKVSPTYLENAALHYLKRYAATKRQLQRVLLRRVDRSLKFHGGERGEALAWVDALLAKLVRNGLLNDEAYAQMKANSLRASGRSTRVIAQKLRLKGVPAELVARKVADATQEVSEEEAARIWARKKRLGPFRKQPGTREEHRRKDLAALARAGFSFGIAKKVIDSSPA, from the coding sequence ATGGACGAAGCGCGGGGAGGACAGGACAGGAAGAAGGAGCGCGGGCCCAAGCGGCCCCGGAAGGTGTCCCCCACCTATCTGGAGAACGCGGCGCTCCACTACCTGAAGCGGTACGCGGCGACGAAGCGCCAGCTCCAGCGCGTGCTGCTGCGCCGGGTGGACCGCTCCCTCAAGTTCCACGGCGGTGAGCGCGGCGAGGCGCTCGCCTGGGTGGACGCGCTGCTCGCCAAGCTGGTGCGCAACGGCCTGCTCAACGACGAGGCCTACGCGCAGATGAAGGCGAACTCGCTGCGCGCCTCGGGCCGCAGCACGCGGGTGATTGCCCAGAAGCTGCGCCTCAAGGGGGTGCCCGCGGAGCTCGTGGCGCGGAAGGTCGCCGACGCCACCCAGGAGGTCTCCGAGGAAGAAGCCGCGCGCATCTGGGCGCGCAAGAAGCGGCTGGGCCCCTTCCGCAAGCAGCCCGGCACCCGGGAGGAGCACCGGAGGAAGGACCTCGCGGCGCTGGCCCGGGCGGGGTTCTCCTTCGGCATCGCGAAGAAGGTCATCGACTCCAGCCCGGCCTGA
- a CDS encoding S28 family serine protease — MRSRQIRSGARFAVGGLLVAWLFACGGSTTEGLESLEQGTAPAPVSVDLSSADIRTHLESIPGLTVLSDVEVSGFRFFTMDYEQPVDHLRPWGTRFQQRVTLMHRSASAPMVLDTEGTAIFEEPIPAEPTDLLQGNQLTVEHRFYGASKPAAMDWRKLTVWQAAADAHRLVEAFKPLYGGRWLSTGVFKGGTAALAHRFFFPNDVHATVTYSAQHNRGLHDARHGRFLLTKVGDAACRQQLASLQYAALTRRDELLPFMDGYDAQGFTFNTLGKDRALEFAVIEVPFIFWQYYGMAGTCDGLPSPEASAEELFAFFSYVSTLEFTFSDQALEESAPLYYQGATQLGGPGYPEVHLRPLLRYAGEHVPTRFPPAGVRKSYEPWTAGLLEAWTRFEAKRVLLIYGGLSPWTASAFNVTPSNDAYRVIADDSIGFFGTLGALPEPQRSFLLGRLSEWADAPVHLPTGLEALRRGEASDARMKAWRAR, encoded by the coding sequence ATGCGAAGCAGGCAGATACGGAGCGGGGCGCGGTTCGCGGTAGGCGGGCTGCTCGTCGCGTGGCTGTTCGCCTGTGGTGGCTCGACGACGGAGGGGCTGGAGTCCCTGGAGCAGGGGACCGCGCCCGCGCCCGTCTCCGTGGACCTGTCGAGCGCGGACATCCGCACCCACCTGGAGTCCATCCCCGGCCTCACGGTGCTGAGCGACGTCGAGGTCAGCGGCTTCCGCTTCTTCACCATGGACTACGAGCAGCCCGTGGACCACCTGCGTCCCTGGGGCACGCGCTTCCAGCAGCGGGTGACGCTGATGCACCGCTCGGCGTCCGCGCCCATGGTGCTGGACACGGAGGGCACCGCCATCTTCGAGGAGCCCATCCCCGCCGAGCCCACGGACCTGCTCCAGGGCAACCAGCTCACCGTGGAGCACCGCTTCTACGGCGCGTCGAAGCCGGCCGCCATGGACTGGCGGAAGCTGACGGTGTGGCAGGCGGCGGCGGATGCGCACCGGCTGGTGGAGGCCTTCAAGCCGCTGTACGGCGGGCGCTGGCTGTCCACGGGCGTCTTCAAGGGGGGCACCGCCGCCCTGGCCCACCGCTTCTTCTTCCCGAACGACGTCCACGCCACGGTGACCTACTCGGCGCAGCACAACCGGGGCCTCCATGACGCGCGCCACGGGCGCTTCCTCCTCACGAAGGTGGGCGACGCGGCCTGCCGCCAGCAGCTCGCGTCCCTCCAGTACGCCGCGCTGACCCGCCGCGACGAGCTGCTGCCCTTCATGGACGGCTATGACGCCCAGGGCTTCACCTTCAACACGCTGGGGAAGGACCGCGCCCTCGAGTTCGCCGTCATCGAGGTGCCCTTCATCTTCTGGCAGTACTACGGCATGGCGGGGACGTGTGACGGGCTGCCCTCGCCGGAGGCGAGCGCGGAGGAGCTCTTCGCCTTCTTCAGCTACGTCTCCACGCTGGAGTTCACCTTCTCCGACCAGGCGCTGGAGGAGTCGGCGCCCCTCTACTACCAGGGCGCCACGCAGCTCGGCGGCCCGGGCTACCCGGAGGTGCACCTGCGGCCCCTGCTGCGCTACGCCGGTGAGCACGTCCCCACGCGCTTCCCGCCCGCGGGCGTGCGCAAGTCCTACGAGCCCTGGACGGCGGGCCTGCTGGAGGCGTGGACCCGCTTCGAGGCGAAGCGCGTGCTGCTCATCTACGGCGGCCTGAGCCCCTGGACCGCCAGCGCCTTCAACGTCACGCCGAGCAACGACGCCTACCGCGTCATCGCCGATGACAGCATCGGCTTCTTCGGGACGCTGGGCGCGCTGCCGGAGCCGCAGCGCAGCTTCCTGCTCGGGCGCCTGTCGGAGTGGGCGGACGCGCCGGTGCACCTCCCCACGGGGCTGGAGGCCCTGCGGCGCGGCGAGGCGAGCGACGCCCGCATGAAGGCCTGGCGCGCCCGGTAG
- a CDS encoding DUF2231 domain-containing protein, with protein sequence MKKQMTLHELHPALVHMPLALLPTAAVADLISVSTGDSAWARVARRIWVVGTVGGIFAGVTGLAASQEVRLEAPRARDMTFVHGMGNATVLLGALGVTVWRLRREPTAATVVLGLGACGLALYTATLGGKLVYELGVGQPDATGRATSPALLTRDAPLLLVRDALRGAQWLVSRARAWLSGGRPLAQGATGTTPEGESLTLPAPVVVFHGPGRPIPQA encoded by the coding sequence ATGAAGAAGCAGATGACGCTGCACGAATTGCACCCGGCGCTGGTGCACATGCCACTGGCCCTGCTGCCCACCGCGGCGGTGGCGGACCTCATCTCCGTGTCGACGGGTGACAGCGCCTGGGCCCGGGTGGCACGCCGCATCTGGGTGGTTGGCACCGTGGGAGGAATCTTCGCGGGGGTGACGGGGCTGGCGGCCAGCCAGGAGGTGCGGCTGGAGGCGCCTCGTGCCCGGGACATGACGTTCGTGCATGGCATGGGCAATGCCACCGTGCTGCTGGGCGCCCTGGGCGTGACGGTGTGGCGGTTGCGGCGCGAGCCCACCGCGGCCACCGTGGTGTTGGGCCTGGGCGCCTGTGGACTGGCGCTCTACACGGCGACGCTGGGCGGGAAGCTGGTCTACGAGCTGGGCGTGGGGCAGCCCGACGCCACGGGCAGGGCGACCTCTCCCGCGCTGCTGACGCGCGACGCGCCGCTGCTGCTGGTCCGCGACGCGCTTCGTGGGGCGCAGTGGCTGGTGTCGCGGGCGCGCGCGTGGCTGTCCGGCGGACGTCCGCTCGCCCAGGGCGCCACGGGCACGACGCCAGAGGGTGAATCGCTCACCTTGCCCGCGCCCGTCGTGGTGTTCCATGGCCCGGGCCGGCCGATTCCCCAGGCCTAG
- the map gene encoding type I methionyl aminopeptidase translates to MSIPLFKGAEVERLRRASQAAAGTLAFVASKLTPGVSTGDIDQWVREDTARRGGKPSQLGYKGFPATVCTSRNHVICHGIPSPAERVARGDIINVDVTTFLDGFHGDTSATFLVGEVSDDARHIVDVARRCRDAGIAVVRHGARLGDIGAAIEELAKKEGCSVVEEFGGHGIGHQMHGPPTVPHTGKRGSGIKLRSGMVFTVEPMVNLGRPDIRILADGWTVVTEDGSLSAQFEHTLLVTAEGCEVLTQPERVIPLEIAC, encoded by the coding sequence ATGAGCATCCCTCTCTTCAAGGGCGCGGAGGTCGAGCGCCTGCGCCGCGCGAGCCAGGCCGCCGCGGGTACGCTGGCCTTCGTCGCCTCGAAGCTGACCCCCGGTGTGTCCACGGGAGACATCGACCAGTGGGTTCGTGAGGACACGGCGCGCCGGGGCGGCAAGCCCAGCCAGCTAGGGTACAAGGGCTTCCCGGCCACCGTCTGCACCAGCCGCAACCACGTCATCTGCCACGGCATTCCGAGCCCCGCCGAGCGGGTGGCCCGCGGGGACATCATCAACGTGGACGTGACGACGTTCCTGGATGGCTTCCACGGAGACACCTCCGCCACGTTCCTCGTGGGCGAGGTGTCCGACGATGCCCGTCACATCGTGGACGTGGCGCGCCGGTGCCGCGACGCGGGCATCGCCGTCGTCCGCCATGGCGCGCGGCTGGGGGACATTGGCGCGGCCATCGAGGAGCTGGCGAAGAAGGAGGGCTGTAGCGTGGTGGAGGAGTTCGGCGGGCATGGCATTGGCCACCAGATGCACGGGCCGCCCACCGTTCCCCATACCGGCAAGCGGGGCTCGGGCATCAAGCTGCGCTCGGGCATGGTCTTCACCGTGGAGCCCATGGTGAACCTGGGCCGGCCGGACATCCGCATCCTGGCGGATGGCTGGACGGTGGTGACGGAGGACGGCAGCCTCTCCGCCCAGTTCGAGCACACCCTCCTGGTGACGGCCGAGGGCTGCGAGGTGCTCACCCAGCCAGAGCGTGTCATCCCGCTCGAAATCGCCTGCTGA
- a CDS encoding LysR family transcriptional regulator: MSLTHIQSFVAVAEECNVSRAARRLHLTQPPLTRHIQALEDELGARLFERTRGGMRLLPAGEAFLCHARRILAEVDAALLTVRDVAGSRTGG, translated from the coding sequence GTGAGCCTCACGCACATCCAGTCCTTCGTCGCCGTTGCCGAGGAGTGCAACGTGAGCCGGGCCGCGCGCCGCCTGCACCTGACGCAGCCGCCGCTCACCCGCCACATCCAGGCGCTCGAGGACGAGCTGGGGGCCCGCCTCTTCGAGCGGACCCGGGGTGGCATGCGCCTGCTCCCCGCGGGCGAGGCCTTCCTGTGCCACGCGCGTCGCATCCTGGCGGAGGTGGACGCCGCCCTGCTCACCGTGCGGGACGTGGCGGGCAGCCGCACCGGCGGATGA